In a genomic window of Tripterygium wilfordii isolate XIE 37 chromosome 8, ASM1340144v1, whole genome shotgun sequence:
- the LOC120004470 gene encoding probable membrane-associated kinase regulator 6, whose translation METCSPLSIESFSYSWLVNLKPSLDSLDNSLRASFDASDEASFIEMDPRMPPSKRFLIRNSLDLKFDFPTSSQSPLTLLHADELFCNGYVMPLFLKQLNIDNIDADEASDDSSTIPKMPEEKSAIRSSKLRCSSLRRCRRLSKQMFLKYLDFIRPLCRKIRGRRSSSIPENVDKRVKKNRVYSAGTSPRISMAYSADDWRRSCDSDCSINEAVLHCKRSIGK comes from the exons ATGGAAACTTGCTCACCTCTCTCAATTGAAAGTTTTTCATACAGTTGGTTAGTGAACCTAAAACCCTCATTAGACAGCCTTGATAACTCTCTCAGGGCCTCATTTGATGCATCAGATGAAGCTTCCTTCATTGAGATGGACCCAAGAATGCCTCCTTCAAAGAGATTTCTTATTAGAAATTCTctggatttgaaatttgatttccCCACTTCATCTCAGTCTCCTCTAACTCTTCTTCATGCTGATGAGCTCTTCTGTAATGGCTATGTCATGCCTCTTTTCCTCAAACAACTAAACATCGACAATATCGACGCAGATGAGGCTTCAGATGATTCAAGTACTATTCCGAAGATGCCTGAAGAAAAATCTGCTATCCGGTCTAGTAAACTTCGGTGTTCCTCGTTGAGAAGATGTCGAAGATTATCGAAGCAAATGTTTCTGAAATACTTGGATTTTATTAGGCCATTGTGTCGAAAAATCCGTGGTCGCAGATCAAGTTCTATACCAGAAAATGTTGACAAAAGAGTGAAGAAGAACCGGGTATATTCTGCTGGAACATCTCCTAGAATCAGTATGGCATACTCTGCTGATGATTGGCGCAGGTCTTGTGATTCAGATTGCTCAATTAACGAGGCAGTTCTTCATTGCAAGAGATCAATCG GTAAATAA
- the LOC120003719 gene encoding nuclear valosin-containing protein-like isoform X1 — translation MEQKNFLLSALSVGVGVGLGLAASGQTVSRWTGTNGVTAEQIEQELMKQLVDGRDGKVTFDEFPYYLSDKTRVLLTSAAYVHLKHYDVSKHTRNLSPASRAILLSGPAELYHQMLAKALAQYFESNLLLLDIGDFSLKMQSKYGFIKKESSFKRSISEMTLERMSSLFGSFSIIPSWEETTGTLRRQSSVMDVNSSSMEASKLRRNASASSDISSISSQSASTNPVPLKHSSNWCFDEKLFLQSLYKVLVSISETGAIILYIRDVEKLLLQSQRLYNLFHKLLKKLSGSILILGSRMLDPENDCREVDERVGTLFPYNIEIKPPEDEIHLVSWKAQLEEDMKMLQFQDNKNHIAEVLASNDLECDDLGSICHADTMVISNYIEEIVVSAISYHLMNKKDPEYRNGKLVISSNSLSHGLSIFQEGKSEGKDTLKLETNGDAGKQTEREESAGAKNESKSEAQAPESKSETEKSVSAPKKEGENTPPPKVEVPPDNEFEKRIRPEVIPANEIGVTFEDIGAMDEIKESLQELVMLPLRRPDLFKGGLLKPCRGILLFGPPGTGKTMLAKAIASEAGASFINVSMSTITSKWFGEDEKNVRALFTLAAKVSPTIIFVDEVDSMLGQRTRVGEHEAMRKIKNEFMTHWDGLLTKNGERILVLAATNRPFDLDEAIIRRFERRIMVGLPSAESRERILKTLLSKEKTDNIDFKELAVMTEGYSGSDLKNLCITAAYRPVRELIQQELSKEKEKNKKSEEGTSSEGASDTKEENKEECVITLRPLNMEDMKQAKNQVAASFAAEGSVMNELKQWNDLYGEGGSRKKQQLTYFL, via the exons ATGGAGCAGAAGAATTTTCTTTTGTCAGCGTTGAGCGTTGGGGTTGGAGTGGGGCTTGGATTGGCTGCTTCTGGGCAGACCGTGAGTAGATGGACCGGCACAAATGGTGTTACAGCTGAGCAAATTGAGCAGGAGTTGATGAAGCAGTTGGTTGATGGCAGAGATGGCAAGGTCACATTTGATGAGTTCCCCTATTACCTTAG TGACAAAACACGCGTGTTATTGACAAGTGCTGCGTATGTTCATCTAAAGCATTATGATGTTTCCAAGCACACCCGGAACCTTTCACCTGCAAGCAGAGCTATTTTGCTCTCAGGTCCAGCTG AACTTTATCATCAAATGCTTGCAAAGGCTTTAGCACAATATTTTGAGTCAAATCTGCTGctattggatattggtgatttTTCACTAAAG ATGCAGAGCAAATACGGTTTCATCAAAAAGGAATCT TCTTTCAAGAGGTCCATCTCAGAGATGACACTGGAACGGATGTCCAGCTTGTTCGGTTCATTTTCAATCATCCCTTCATGGGAAGAAACAACag GAACATTGAGAAGGCAGAGCAGCGTTATGGATGTCAACTCAAG CAGCATGGAAGCTTCTAAACTTCGTCGAAATGCCTCTGCTTCATCTGACATTAGCAGCATTTCTTCCCAATCTGCTTCTACTAACCCAG TTCCGCTCAAACACTCCAGCAACTGGTGTTTTGATGAGAAACTTTTCCTCCAGTCACTTTACAAG GTTTTGGTTTCAATATCAGAAACCGGGGCAATCATTTTATACATAAGAGATGTTGAAAAGCTTCTTCTGCAATCACAAAGACTCTACAATTTGTTTCACAAGTTGTTGAAGAAGCTTTCTGGTTCAATATTGATCCTCGGTTCCCGGATGTTGGACCCAGAAAATGATTGCAGAGAAGTGGACGAAAGAGTTGGCACTTTATTCCCATACAACATTGAGATCAAACCACCTGAAGATGAAATTCATCTGGTCAGCTGGAAAGCCCAACTAGAAGAGGACATGAAGATGCTCCAGTTTCAAGATAACAAAAACCACATAGCAGAGGTACTCGCATCAAATGATCTTGAATGTGACGATCTGGGTTCAATTTGCCATGCAGACACTATGGTTATCAgtaattacattgaagaaattgtggTCTCGGCAATATCTTATCATCTGATGAACAAAAAGGATCCAGAATACCGCAATGGAAAACTTGTTATATCATCTAACAG CTTGTCCCATGGATTGAGCATATTCCAGGAAGGTAAAAGTGAAGGGAAAGATACCCTAAAACTAGAGACCAATGGCGATGCTGGCAAG CAAACTGAACGGGAAGAGAGTGCCGGGGCAAAGAATGAGTCAAAATCTGAAGCCCAGGCACCTGAGAGTAAAAGTGAGACCGAGAAATCTGTTTCTGCTCCAAAGAAGGAAGGCGAGAATACACCTCCGCCCAAAGTT GAGGTACCTCCTGACAATGAGTTTGAGAAGCGTATCAGGCCAGAAGTTATCCCGGCAAATGAGATCGGGGTGACATTTGAAGACATTGGTGCCATGGATGAAATTAAAGAATCACTTCAGGAACTGGTCATGCTCCCACTTCGAAGACCAGACCTCTTCAAAGGTGGACTTCTTAAGCCTTGTAGAGGCATATTGCTTTTTGGTCCTCCAGGTACCGGGAAAACAATGCTGGCAAAGGCCATTGCGAGTGAAGCTGGAGCAAGTTTCATCAATGTCTCAATGTCCACCATCACTTCCAAATGGTTTGGTGAAGATGAAAAGAACGTTCGAGCTCTGTTCACTCTGGCAGCAAAGGTTTCCCCTACTATTATATTTGTGGATGAGGTTGATAGCATGCTCGGGCAGCGGACTAGAGTTGGAGAACATGAGGCTATGCGAAAGATTAAGAATGAGTTCATGACACACTGGGATGGGCTGTTGACAAAAAATGGTGAAAGAATTCTTGTTCTTGCTGCAACCAACAGACCATTTGACCTTGATGAAGCCATTATTAGGCGGTTTGAGCGAAG GATCATGGTTGGTCTTCCATCTGCTGAGAGCAGAGAAAGGATCTTGAAAACTCTCCtgtcaaaagaaaaaactgATAATATTGACTTCAAGGAGCTTGCCGTCATGACTGAAGGATATAGTGGAAGTGATCTTAAG AATTTGTGCATAACGGCAGCTTATAGACCTGTTAGGGAGCTCATACAACAGGAGTTATCAAAGGAAAAG GAGAAGAATAAGAAATCTGAAGAGGGTACAAGCTCAGAAGGTGCCTCAGATACAAAGGAGGAAAACAAAGAAGAGTGCGTGATTACTTTGAGGCCGTTGAATATGGAAGATATGAAGCAAGCAAAGAATCAG GTCGCTGCCAGTTTTGCGGCAGAGGGATCAGTGATGAATGAGCTAAAGCAATGGAATGACTTGTATGGAGAAGGAGGTTCAAGGAAGAAGCAGCAGTTGACTTACTTCCTCTAG
- the LOC120003719 gene encoding nuclear valosin-containing protein-like isoform X2, whose translation MEQKNFLLSALSVGVGVGLGLAASGQTVSRWTGTNGVTAEQIEQELMKQLVDGRDGKVTFDEFPYYLSDKTRVLLTSAAYVHLKHYDVSKHTRNLSPASRAILLSGPAELYHQMLAKALAQYFESNLLLLDIGDFSLKMQSKYGFIKKESSFKRSISEMTLERMSSLFGSFSIIPSWEETTGTLRRQSSVMDVNSSMEASKLRRNASASSDISSISSQSASTNPVPLKHSSNWCFDEKLFLQSLYKVLVSISETGAIILYIRDVEKLLLQSQRLYNLFHKLLKKLSGSILILGSRMLDPENDCREVDERVGTLFPYNIEIKPPEDEIHLVSWKAQLEEDMKMLQFQDNKNHIAEVLASNDLECDDLGSICHADTMVISNYIEEIVVSAISYHLMNKKDPEYRNGKLVISSNSLSHGLSIFQEGKSEGKDTLKLETNGDAGKQTEREESAGAKNESKSEAQAPESKSETEKSVSAPKKEGENTPPPKVEVPPDNEFEKRIRPEVIPANEIGVTFEDIGAMDEIKESLQELVMLPLRRPDLFKGGLLKPCRGILLFGPPGTGKTMLAKAIASEAGASFINVSMSTITSKWFGEDEKNVRALFTLAAKVSPTIIFVDEVDSMLGQRTRVGEHEAMRKIKNEFMTHWDGLLTKNGERILVLAATNRPFDLDEAIIRRFERRIMVGLPSAESRERILKTLLSKEKTDNIDFKELAVMTEGYSGSDLKNLCITAAYRPVRELIQQELSKEKEKNKKSEEGTSSEGASDTKEENKEECVITLRPLNMEDMKQAKNQVAASFAAEGSVMNELKQWNDLYGEGGSRKKQQLTYFL comes from the exons ATGGAGCAGAAGAATTTTCTTTTGTCAGCGTTGAGCGTTGGGGTTGGAGTGGGGCTTGGATTGGCTGCTTCTGGGCAGACCGTGAGTAGATGGACCGGCACAAATGGTGTTACAGCTGAGCAAATTGAGCAGGAGTTGATGAAGCAGTTGGTTGATGGCAGAGATGGCAAGGTCACATTTGATGAGTTCCCCTATTACCTTAG TGACAAAACACGCGTGTTATTGACAAGTGCTGCGTATGTTCATCTAAAGCATTATGATGTTTCCAAGCACACCCGGAACCTTTCACCTGCAAGCAGAGCTATTTTGCTCTCAGGTCCAGCTG AACTTTATCATCAAATGCTTGCAAAGGCTTTAGCACAATATTTTGAGTCAAATCTGCTGctattggatattggtgatttTTCACTAAAG ATGCAGAGCAAATACGGTTTCATCAAAAAGGAATCT TCTTTCAAGAGGTCCATCTCAGAGATGACACTGGAACGGATGTCCAGCTTGTTCGGTTCATTTTCAATCATCCCTTCATGGGAAGAAACAACag GAACATTGAGAAGGCAGAGCAGCGTTATGGATGTCAACTCAAG CATGGAAGCTTCTAAACTTCGTCGAAATGCCTCTGCTTCATCTGACATTAGCAGCATTTCTTCCCAATCTGCTTCTACTAACCCAG TTCCGCTCAAACACTCCAGCAACTGGTGTTTTGATGAGAAACTTTTCCTCCAGTCACTTTACAAG GTTTTGGTTTCAATATCAGAAACCGGGGCAATCATTTTATACATAAGAGATGTTGAAAAGCTTCTTCTGCAATCACAAAGACTCTACAATTTGTTTCACAAGTTGTTGAAGAAGCTTTCTGGTTCAATATTGATCCTCGGTTCCCGGATGTTGGACCCAGAAAATGATTGCAGAGAAGTGGACGAAAGAGTTGGCACTTTATTCCCATACAACATTGAGATCAAACCACCTGAAGATGAAATTCATCTGGTCAGCTGGAAAGCCCAACTAGAAGAGGACATGAAGATGCTCCAGTTTCAAGATAACAAAAACCACATAGCAGAGGTACTCGCATCAAATGATCTTGAATGTGACGATCTGGGTTCAATTTGCCATGCAGACACTATGGTTATCAgtaattacattgaagaaattgtggTCTCGGCAATATCTTATCATCTGATGAACAAAAAGGATCCAGAATACCGCAATGGAAAACTTGTTATATCATCTAACAG CTTGTCCCATGGATTGAGCATATTCCAGGAAGGTAAAAGTGAAGGGAAAGATACCCTAAAACTAGAGACCAATGGCGATGCTGGCAAG CAAACTGAACGGGAAGAGAGTGCCGGGGCAAAGAATGAGTCAAAATCTGAAGCCCAGGCACCTGAGAGTAAAAGTGAGACCGAGAAATCTGTTTCTGCTCCAAAGAAGGAAGGCGAGAATACACCTCCGCCCAAAGTT GAGGTACCTCCTGACAATGAGTTTGAGAAGCGTATCAGGCCAGAAGTTATCCCGGCAAATGAGATCGGGGTGACATTTGAAGACATTGGTGCCATGGATGAAATTAAAGAATCACTTCAGGAACTGGTCATGCTCCCACTTCGAAGACCAGACCTCTTCAAAGGTGGACTTCTTAAGCCTTGTAGAGGCATATTGCTTTTTGGTCCTCCAGGTACCGGGAAAACAATGCTGGCAAAGGCCATTGCGAGTGAAGCTGGAGCAAGTTTCATCAATGTCTCAATGTCCACCATCACTTCCAAATGGTTTGGTGAAGATGAAAAGAACGTTCGAGCTCTGTTCACTCTGGCAGCAAAGGTTTCCCCTACTATTATATTTGTGGATGAGGTTGATAGCATGCTCGGGCAGCGGACTAGAGTTGGAGAACATGAGGCTATGCGAAAGATTAAGAATGAGTTCATGACACACTGGGATGGGCTGTTGACAAAAAATGGTGAAAGAATTCTTGTTCTTGCTGCAACCAACAGACCATTTGACCTTGATGAAGCCATTATTAGGCGGTTTGAGCGAAG GATCATGGTTGGTCTTCCATCTGCTGAGAGCAGAGAAAGGATCTTGAAAACTCTCCtgtcaaaagaaaaaactgATAATATTGACTTCAAGGAGCTTGCCGTCATGACTGAAGGATATAGTGGAAGTGATCTTAAG AATTTGTGCATAACGGCAGCTTATAGACCTGTTAGGGAGCTCATACAACAGGAGTTATCAAAGGAAAAG GAGAAGAATAAGAAATCTGAAGAGGGTACAAGCTCAGAAGGTGCCTCAGATACAAAGGAGGAAAACAAAGAAGAGTGCGTGATTACTTTGAGGCCGTTGAATATGGAAGATATGAAGCAAGCAAAGAATCAG GTCGCTGCCAGTTTTGCGGCAGAGGGATCAGTGATGAATGAGCTAAAGCAATGGAATGACTTGTATGGAGAAGGAGGTTCAAGGAAGAAGCAGCAGTTGACTTACTTCCTCTAG